Genomic window (Paraburkholderia phenazinium):
GCCGCCGAGCACCTTGGCGCCCGCACCGACAATCACGCCGCGCTCGAGCGTCGGATGCCGCTTGGCCCCGCGCGTCAGCGAAGTGCCGCCGAGCGTCACACCCTGATAGATCGTGCAGTCGTCGCCGATTTCCGCCGTCTCGCCGACCACCACGCCCATACCGTGATCGATAAACACGCGGCGGCCGACTGTCGCGCCCGGGTGGATCTCGATGCCCGTCAGAAAACGCGCCGTCTGCGACACGCAGCGCGCCAGCCAGCGGCGTTTGCCCCGCCACAAGGCGTGCGCCAGCCGGTGCAGCACGAGCGCATGCAGGCCCGGATAACACGTGAGCACTTCCCAGGCGCTGCGGGCGGCGGGATCGCGCTCGCGGATCGTGGCAATGTCTTCGCGAAGTCTCGTGAACATGGCAGTGACGCTTTCGTAGGGACGGGAAACCGTCGCCGCCTGACGGCGCACGACGGAACACTGCCGGTTAGCAGACCGGCAGCTTTGCTTATAGGATTTCGAGGATTGTAGGGCGATTGTGCGAAAGCTGCCGGATGCCCCCGTTGCCGGCAAGGTCGGCAACGGGGCATCCGCACGAACCCAAGCCGGCTTCAGGGCGTGCCGTCGTCCGGCTGCTTCACCTTCAGCAGGATGTGCTTGGCGATCCCGCGCACGATGTTGACCTCTTCGCGTTCGAGCCCGGAGCGGGCGAACAGGCGCCGCAGACGCGACATCAGCTTCTTCGGATTGGCCGGATCGAGAAACTCGAGCGCGACGAGTGCGTCTTCCAGGTGCGCGTACATGCCTTCGATGTCGTCGCTCTGCGCGAGCGAAGCGGCCGCCGCGCCCTGCCCTTCGACGCCGCGGCCGTTGCCTGCAGGCGCGCCAGTACCACCGCCCAGACCGAGATACGCGAGGCGCAACTCGTACGCCAGCACCTGCACGGCCTGCGCCAGATTGAGCGAGCTGTAGGCCGGATTGGCCGGAATATGCGCGAGCGCGCTGCACCGCTCGACGTCCTCGTTCGACAAACCGGTCCGCTCATTGCCGAACACCAGCGCAATCTCGCCATGCACCGCGTGCTCGCGCGCGTGCGCGGCGGCCGCGCGCGGCACAAGCTGGGGCGGCCCGTATTCGCGCGAGCGCGCCGTCAGCGCCACCGACCAGGAGACGCCATTGAGCGCATCCGCCAGCGTCGGCACGATGTGTGCGCCGGCCAGCACGTCGTCCGCACCGCTGGCCATGGCGATCGCCTCGGGATCGGACTGCACATGCGGCACGCGCGGCGCGACCAGCACGAGGCGTGAAAAACCCATTGTTTTCAGCGCCCGCGCCGCCGCCCCTACGTTGCCGGGATGGCTGGGCTCGACGAGCACGAAGCGGGTCGAGGTAAAACCGCCGCGCACGGGCGCGGCGCTGTCCGGCGCGCAGAGTTCGGACGAAGGCGGAGTGTGGGGCGTGTGGGTGTTGGCCACGATGAAAATGGGGAGCTAAAGACCGTATGGTAGCGCCAACCGGCTCGCGAACCTACCGGCATCGCGCGGCGTGCTGCCGGAGAACCCCGGAGTCGGGTAAAATCACGGCTATTCGCGCCAGTTTCGTACCAGCGCCTCGTTCTTATCCAATTCGTCTCCGTCGACGGAACGCCTGTCCAGCGGTCGTTCCGTGTTGTTTCAGCTGCGCTGTTTCAACTGATATCCAGTTCATTTTCAGCTCATTACCGGTAAGCAGCCGCGCTGCCCCGGCACAAGGATCCAGGCTCATGCATCCCATGCTCAACATCGCCGTCAAGGCCGCCCGCCGCGCCGCGCAGATCATCAACCGGGCCTCGCTCGATCTCGACCTGGTCCAGGTCAGCAAGAAACAACACAACGATTTCGTCACGGAGGTCGACAAGGCATCGGAAGCGGCAATCATCGACACGCTGAAGACCGCCTACCCCGATCACGCCATCCTCGCCGAAGAATCCGGCAAGTCGGACAACGAGTCCGAGTACCAGTGGATCATCGACCCGCTCGACGGCACCACGAACTTCATCCACGGCTTCCAGTACTACTGCGTGTCGATCGCTCTGGCGCATAAGGGCATCGTGACGCAAGCCGTCGTCTACGATCCGAACCGCAACGACCTGTTCACCGCCTCGCGCGGCCGCGGCGCGTTCCTGAACGACCGCCGCATCCGTGTGGGCCGTCGCGACCGTCTGGCCGACGGCCTGATCGGCACGGGCTTCCCGTTCCGCGAAACCGACGGCCTCGACGCCTACGGCCGCCTCTTCAAGGAAATGACCGAAGCCTGCGCCGGCCTGCGCCGCCCGGGCGCGGCTGCGCTGGATCTGGCGAACGTCGCCGCGGGCCGCCTGGACGGCTTCTTCGAACAGGGCCTGCACGCATGGGACATGGCTGCCGGCAGCCTGCTGATCACCGAAGCGGGCGGTCTGGTGGGTAACTACACGGGCGACTCGGACTTCCTGCACATCGGCGAAATCGTCGCGGGCAATCCGAAGCTGTACGCCCAGATGGTGCCGATCCTCTCGCGCTACAGCCGTACCAGGCAGCAAGCGGCGTAAGGCTGCAACGGGTGCAAAGCGGCTTCGGCCGCTTTTTTGTTGGCACCTGGCACCTGGCACCGGCGGCCGGTAGCCGATGGCCGATAGCGCTTGGCAACGGTACCGGCCCAAATGCTTGCATGCCGGAGTGCCTGCGCGGCGCCCCTGCATGCAACGCCGCTTCATGCTACAAAGCCACAGGCCGCGCCGGACTCGATTTTCGTCGCACCGTCGTACACGCTGTCATCCAATCCGGCGCGAGATCCCGCGCAGCATCCCGAACTGCTTAATGAAAAAAGGCTTCTATACGATCATCGCGGCGCAGTTCGTGTCATCGCTCGCCGACAATGCGCTGCTGATCGCGGCGATTGCACTGCTCTCGGTGATCCGCTCGTCGGCCTGGGTCACGCCCATGCTGCAGATTTTCTTCACAGTGTCGTACGTGCTGCTGGCGCCGTTCGTCGGTGCGTTCGCCGATGCGCTGCAAAAACGCCATGTGATGTTCGTCTCGAACGCGCTCAAGGCGAGCGGCTGCCTGATGATGATCGCCGGCGTGCATCCGATGATCGCCTATGGCGTGGTCGGCTTCGGCGCGGCGGCCTACTCCCCCGCCAAATACGGCATCCTGACTGAATTGCTGCCCGCCGACCGGCTGGTCGCGGCGAACGCGTGGCTCGAGTCCGCCACCGTGCTGTCGACGATCGTCGGCACCATGCTCGGCGGCGCGCTGATCAGCACCTATGCGACTCACTTTGTCGCGCACGCGCACCTGCCGCTGATCCGTTCCGCGGCCGACCTGGCGATGCTCGCCGTCATGCTGACCTATGCGATCGCCGCCGTCATCAACGTGGGCATCCCCGATACGGGCGCGCGCTATCCGAACCGCCTCAAGGAACCGAAGAAGCTGGTCGGCGATTTCACGCATTGCTTCAACGTGCTGTGGGCCGACAAGCTCGCGCAGATCGCGCTGTGGGTGACCACGCTGATGTGGGGCGGCGCGGTGACGCTGCAGTTGCTGGTGCTGAAGTGGGCCGACGTGAACCTTGGGTTGTCGCTCTCGAAGGCGGCCGTCATGCAGGGCATCACGGGGCTCGGCATCGCCGTCGGCGCGGCCGCCGCCGCGACGCTGGTGCCGCTGCGCAGTTCGCTGAAGGTGCTGCCGGTCGGCATCATTACCGGCGCGGTCGCAATCGCCATGGCGTTCTACAGCAAGGGACTGTTTCCACCGGGCATGGGCATTCGCGTCGGTCCGTTTGTGGCGCCGATCTATATCGTGCTCGCCTATCCGCTGATGATCCTGCTCGGCGCGCTGTCGGGATTTTTCATTGTGCCGATGAATGCCCTGCTGCAGCATCGCGGCGCGACGTTGCTGTCCGCGGGGCATTCCATCGCCGTGCAGAATTTCAACCAGAATCTGGCGGTGCTGCTGATGCTGGGTCTCTATGCGATTCTGCTCACGGCGAAGCTGCCGGTGCCCTGGATCATCGTGGTGTTCGGCAGCTTCATCACCTTCATGATGTGGATGGCGAAACGCCGTAGCAACACGAATGCGCGCACCGTCGATATGCGGGCGATGCTCGAGGAATGAGGATGCATCGGAGTACGCGCTAAAGCCTCGACCTGAACAGCTAACGCGAGAAGACCCTCAAGGGACATTCGCCCACTCCGTTCATCGATGGCGCGTTGAGAATGGCTAGCCGCCCTTCGCAAGCTAAGGTCGAAGCGCCAGCAAGCGCGGGGTTTTGCCGGGCCCGGCTGCCGCCATCGCATCGATCAGCGCGCGCGTCTCCGTTGGGCCGAACTCACCGAGATCCTTGACGGGCCGCGAGCGACTCAGAAGCCACAACACACCCGTGCGCGCGAACGACGGCATATGCAAAAGCGTCGCGAGCACGCGAGGCTTCGGCGTGTGGCCCAGACCGCGGACCAGTTCGAAACCTTCCGTCCATGCAACCTCAAGCTGTCTTGCCTCGGACCATGTGAGCTGGGTAGCTCGCCGCCACGTGAGCAATGCCGCGAGAAAAAGCGGCACCACAAGCGCGACGTGACTTCGGAGGAATGCGTCCATGTCGTCCTCCACCTCGCACGGCATCCCGGCCTCCTTGAAGCGTTTCGCCAGCACGGCGTTTGACATCGTCGTTACCATGCCGGGGCCATCCACCCGAAAGCGTAGCCGCTGGTCCACCAGATAAGCCGACATATTCGGGAACCCGAAGGCGAAGCGTTCGGCGCCTACGAGGGTCCGATAGGGTTCGGTGCCTTGAAACGTATTGAACATCAGCAGGATGGTGTTCGCGCGGCTCGCCGATAACGCCGGCAGAAGCGGGGCGAGCTGGTGTTCGGGGACGGTGACGATCGCCAGATCGTAGGGGATGGCCGGATCGAACGCCGCCTCGACCTTGACCGGCATGCGTTGCCCGTCAACGGCGACGATTGCGCCGTCGCGACTCAGCGCGGCGAGACGCGCACCTCGCGCCACGACTGCGACGTCATGGCCGGCTTTGGCTAGGCAGAAGGCCACGGCGCTGCCGATCCGCCCCGCACCAATCAGAATGATTTTCATGGGTCAAGTTTGCGCATCCCGGATGTTCCTGTATACGGAATATCACGGTAAGCTGATGCCCATATATGGAAACACTTTCCTGGGACGATCTGCGTATTCTTCTGGCGGTGCATCGAGCCGGGAGCCTGCTCGCCGCGGGCAAGGCGCTAGGCCTTTCGACCTCGACAACCGCACGCCGGCTGGATGCGCTGGAAGCTGCGATGGGCTGCCAGTTGGTGTATCGCAGCCAGTCGGGCACGGAGTTGAAGCCGGAGGCGTTGCGGATGGTGCGGCTCGCCGAAGGGCTGGCGCACGGACTCGATGCGCTGCGCCGCGATCAAACCATGCTGGCCGGGACGCTGCGGATCAGCGTGCCGGATGGCATGGCCCACACGCTCGCCCGCTCGCTGCTCGCGTTCCGCGAGGCGTATCCCCTGGTCGATCTGGAACTGGTGGGAGAGAACCGGATGGCCGATGTGGCCGCGCGTGAGGCCGACATCGCCGTTCGCCTCACGCGCTCCACGTCGAATGTGCTGGTGGAAAAGCACCTGGCCAGTTTCCGGTTCGCGCTGTTCGCGTCCTCAGACTATGTGCGGCGCCATCTGCCTACGCGTCGGCTCGGCAAGGGTGAGGCGTCGGTGCATCCGTTTGTCGGACTCGACGAGCGCTGGAAAGGACTGCCGCACGAGCAATGGATGCGCACGCTTGGCGCGACGCGGTTCGCGTTCCGCTCAAGTTCGATGGAAGCCATCGTGGAAGCGGTTCGTCAAGGCGCGGGCCTTGCTGCATTCCTCGAGAAAGACCCACGAAACACCGACCTCATTCGCGTCGAAACGGATATCGTGGGCCCCACTCAGCCGTTCTATCTGGTCTATCACCGCGATCTGCGCAAGCAGCCGCACGTTCGCGCGGCCGTGACGGCAATCGAGGCCTACATGCGCGCGCATCGCTAATCGGGTTCGCGCAGGCCCGGCGCCCCACGCCCTGGCGCGTGCTGCGATCCCGTTCTGCATCAATAGACGCATTCAATGCGATTTTTCGTTTTCATGGGTAGGCGCACCTTTCCCCGTAACGCCGGCAGGAAACGCGCGCGTTTCGGTGACGACGCGCGCCTGGCATGCCGGATCGTGGACGACGGGTGCGCACCAGGCGCCCGCTATGACGCAGAAGGCTTGATGTTCTGGTTATGCCGGAACAGGTTGTGCGGGTCGTATCGGGTCTTCACCGCGACCAGACGGTCGTAGTTCGGACCATAGGCCGCACCGATCCGCTCGCTCTCGTCCTGCGTCAGGAAGTTGACGTACACGCTGCCCAGCGCAAAAGGCGCAGCCGCCTCGAAGAAATCGCGCGCCCAGCCGACACACCGCTCGTCTTCCCTCGCGTCGCTCCAGCGTCCGTGCACGTTCATGACGTATTTCGTGTTACGACTCGGATAGGCCGTGGCCTCAACCGGAACAGAGGCTGTTTGCCCCCCGATCAGACCGAAGAAGATTTCGCATTGCGGCGACGGCAGCTTGCCAATGGCGTCAATCAGCACGTCCACCAAGCCGTCCGGCAACTCCGCCAGATTGTGCGATTTCCAGTAGTTGCGTGCACCGGGTGTCAGCAGTGGGTCGAATGCCTGCTGCCACATCGCATACGGCATCGGGCCGAGATGCTCGCCGTACGGGGTGCCGAAGCGCCGCACGACCTCGAGCGCGCCAGGGCCGTCGGCAACTGCGCCGACGTAGCAGCTTGCAAAAGCGATGATCGGTTTGCCATGGACCTCCGGCGGCAGGAACGGCAGCGGTGGCGCGAGGCGCAGCACCGCCCATACGGAGAGTTCGTCCGGCATATCGGCGGTTGCCGCGCGATATTTCCTGAGCGCCTCTTTCGCCTGTTCCAACGGCAATACGACGAGACCGCCGTACACCTCCGGCCCGACCGGATGCAGTCCGAATTCGAACATCGTGACGACGCCGAAATTGCCGCCGCCGCCGCGAATCGCCCAGAACAGGTCCTCATGCGCATCGGCAGCGGCACGGACCCGTTCCCCGTCCGCCGTGACGACATCCGCCGAGACGAGATTGTCGACCGTCATCCCGTATTTGCGGCTGAGCCAACCGAATCCACCGCCGAGCGTCAAGCCCGAGACGCCAGTCGTCGAATTGATCCCGAGCGGTGTCGCCAGACCGAAAGCCTGCGCTTCGTGGTCGAAATCGGCCAGCGTGGCGCCCGGTTCGACATAGGCGCGACGCGCAAGGGGATCGATCCGGACTGATTTCATCGGCGACAGGTCGATCACCAGCCCGTCGTCGCAGACGGCGCTGCCCGCGATGTTATGCGCGCCGCCGCGCACCGCCAGCAGCAGGTCGTTATCGCGCGCGAAGGCCACCGCGCGTCGGACATCGGCCACGCCCGCACAGCGCACGATCATTGCCGGGCAACGATCGATCATCGCATTCCAGATATGACGTGCTTCGTCGAAACCGGCATCGGCAGGCAGCAGCACCTGCCCTCTCGTCGCAACTTTCAGTTCTTCAATCGCATTGCTGGACAACTTGGCCATGAAACACCTCCTGGTACGCCGCCAATATTTGCTCCAATTCTCAGGGGAATTTCGACATCCTGAAGACTTCGTCTTCGTCCAGGGGGCCGACAAAATTACGCTTGACGGGGTGCGTCCACGGGCGCCGTGCCGTCATGAAATAGCGTCTTCAGTTGTGAACGCAGTTCCGGCGAATCGGCATGCTTGTGAACCGTAACCGCATGCTGTACGGCCGCCTCCAGCAACTCGCTTTCGGAATCCGCGGATAGCGCGATAGAACAGTTCATTTCGCTCGGGAATTCCCGGCAATCGATGTACTTGCGCGTCATGATGTTCTCCTCATACGAAAGTAATCAGGGGTCCTGCGATTGCGCCTCCTTGTCGCTAACGAAATGACTGTGAAAGTATAGGTCGCGTGGCGTGAATGTGAGGTCGCGCAGCGAAATTCGTGACGCTCAGGGGCGAGCGCCCGCGCGGGTGGAAGCGATAGCCGAACAGCCGCTATCGCCTCGGTCGAACCCTTCGGACGAAGCCGGCGATGCATCCTGTTCCGCCGCATCGAGTAAAGCGGCGACCTGAAGCAGGATGCCCAGCTTTTTCCATAAGATGTAACGCTGATAACAGGTTTGTTGAGGCGGAAAGGTGCCGGGCAATCGATGCCATTTTTCGCCGGTCTGCTGCAACCATAGAATTGCATTGAGAATGTCGCGCTCATTACGCCTCGGCCGACCACGACCAGCCGATACGTCGGGGAACAGATGTTCGACGCGACTCCATGCGGAGTCGGAAAGCGGAAGAGAGATCATGTTGATTGCGTGGCGGATTCGAACCGGGCGAAGACCAGCGCAATTGTTTCAGGCTTTGCTCGATGCGCTTGACCGTCCGTCTCAGTTTGGCCGTCACTTTCGATGCGGACAGGTGCCGTCTGTCCACAAGCCGCTCTCCGTCAGTGAAACGGGCGTACCTCGACCGACGCCCGACAGGCGACGGCGGCCTTGCGCCCCCAGGCCAGCGCCTCGTCCAGGTCCGCGGCTTCCAGAACCCAAAAACCGCCCACGAGTTCCTTGGTCTCCAGGTACGGGCCGTCGGTGATGCGCAGCTTGCCATCGGGCTGTACGCGCAGCGACCTCGCGCTGCCCGGCGGGCGCAGGCCGCCCACGAAGGTCCTGACACCGGCAGCCTTCATCTCGTCGTTGAGCGCGTCGATCTCGCGGGACATCGCTTCGTCCTCGACGGACGGGTCGTAGTCGTCGGGACGGTAAATCGCAACCAGATACCGTGTCATGACTTCTCTCCTGTAAGGGTCGTTGGGCGGGCCAGCTGGTTGCCCGGTTTTCACCATGTCGACGAACGGTCAAAGCGGAATTCGACAAAGCGTCCCAAAAGTTTTGGTTGGGTGGACGCTGAAGTACACAGACGTGCCGAACCGACGGGCGACCGCTCCGCGCCGATTGGCCATCCGGCCAGGGTTCATTCGGCGCGGCAACGGGTTAAACTCACGCCCTGAACAGCTAACGCAAGAAGACACTCAGGATGGGCATTCAAACCGCAGCGGCCAATGACGTCGCACAACATACGCCGATGATGCAGCAATACCTGCGCATCAAGGCGGATCATCCGGGCACGCTCGTGTTCTACCGGATGGGCGATTTCTACGAGCTGTTTTTCGACGATGCGGAGAAAGCCGCACGTCTGCTCGATCTCACGCTGACGCAGCGTGGCGCGTCGGCGGGTAACCCGATCAAGATGGCCGGCGTGCCGCATCACGCCGTCGAACAGTATCTGGCCAAGCTGGTGAAGCTTGGCGAATCGGTCGCCATCTGCGAACAGATCGGCGATCCGGCCACCTCGAAAGGGCCGGTCGAACGTAAAGTCGTGCGCGTCGTCACGCCCGGCACGCTGACCGACGCCGCGCTGCTGTCCGACAAGAACGACGTCTATCTGCTCGCCGTCTGCGTCGGCCACAACCGGCGCGGCGTGGCCACCAACGTGGGCCTCGCGTGGCTGAACCTGGCAAGCGGTGCATTGCGCCTCGCGGAAGTGGCGCCCGACCAGGCCGCCGCCGCGCTCGAACGGATTCGCCCCGCGGAAATTCTGATCGCCGACGTGACGTCCGAAGCCAGCACGTGGTCGCCGCCCACCGGTTCCGGCGCGCTGACTCGCGTACCCGTGTGGCACTTCGACGTCGCCTCGGGTACGCAGCGCCTGTGCGATCAGATGGACGTGGCGAGCCTCGACGGCTTCGGCGCGCACTCGCTGTCGAGCGCCTGCGGCGCCGCCGGCGCCTTGCTGCTCTACGCGGCCGCGACCCAGGGCCAGCAACTGCGCCATGTGCGCAGCCTCAAGGTCGAATACGAGTCCGAATATATTGGGCTCGACCCCGCCACGCGCCGCAACCTCGAACTGACCGAAACGCTGCGCGGCACCGAAAGCCCCACGCTGTGCTCGCTGCTCGACACCTGCTGCACGACAATGGGCAGCCGCCTGCTGCGTCACTGGCTGCATCATCCGCCACGCCAGGCCGCGCTTGCCCAGGCGCGCCAGCAAGCCATCGGCGCGCTGCTCGATGCACCGCCGGCGGCGAGCGTCGACACCTTGCGCGGCGCCCTGCGGCAGATCTCCGATATCGAACGGATCACCGGACGTCTCGCCTTGCTGTCCGCCCGTCCGCGCGACCTGTCGAGCCTGCGCGATACCTTCATCGCCCTGCCCGAGTTGCGCACGCTGCTGGCCGCCGTGACGGGCGCCGCGGACTCGCTCGCGCGCATCGATGCCGCGCTCGAACCGCCGGCGCCTTGCGTCGACCTGCTGAAGCTGGCGGTCGCGCCGGAACCGGCTGCGATGGTGCGCGACGGCGGCGTGATCGCGCGCGGCTACGATGCCGAACTGGACGAACTGCGCGACATCTCCGAGAACTGCGGGCAGTTCCTGATCGACCTCGAGACGCGCGAGCGGGCCCGCACCGGCATCGGCAATCTGCGCGTCGAATACAACAAGGTGCATGGCTTCTACATCGAAGTCACGCGCGGCCAGACCGACAAGGTGCCGGACGACTATCGCCGGCGCCAGACGCTGAAGAACGCCGAACGCTACATCACGCCGGAACTGAAGACCTTCGAGGACAAAGCCCTGTCGGCCCAGGAACGCGCGCTCGCACGCGAACGCTCGCTCTACGACGGCTTGCTGCAGGCCCTGCTGCCCTTCATCGCGGATTGCCAGCGGGTCGCCTCGGCGCTCGCGGAGCTGGACCTGCTGGCGGCGTTCGCCGAGCGGGCCCGCGCGCTCGACTGGGTCGCACCGTCGTTTTCGGCGAATGGCGGCATCGAGATCGAACAGGGGCGGCACCCGGTCGTCGAGGCACAGGTCGAGCAGTTCATCGCCAACGACTGCACGCTGAACCCCGAACGCAAGCTGCTGCTGATCACCGGTCCGAACATGGGCGGTAAGTCGACCTTCATGCGCCAGACCGCGCTGATCGCGTTGATGGCTTACGTGGGCAGTTACGTGCCGGCGCGGCGCGCTTCGTTCGGCCCGATCGATCGCATCTTCACGCGTATCGGCGCCGCCGACGACCTGGCCGGCGGCCGCTCCACGTTCATGGTCGAAATGACGGAGGCCGCCGCTATCCTCAACGACGCGACGCCGCAAAGCCTCGTGCTGATGGACGAAATCGGCCGCGGCACCTCGACCTTCGACGGTCTCGCCCTTGCGTGGGCCATCGCCCGGCATCTGCTGGCGCACAACGGCTGCCACACGCTATTCGCCACGCATTACTTTGAGCTGACGCAACTGCCCGCGGAATTTCCGCAAGCGGCCAACGTCCATCTCTCGGCGGTCGAGCATGGCCACGGCATCGTGTTCCTGCATGCGGTAAGCGATGGTCCGGCGAATCAGAGCTACGGTCTGCAGGTGGCCCAACTCGCCGGCGTGCCGGCCGCGGTGATCCGCGCGGCACGCAAGCATCTGGCATACCTCGAGCAGCAATCGGCGGCACAACCGGCGCCGCAACTGGATCTGTTCTCAGCGCCCCTGATGCTCCAGGACGCCGATGACGATCGCGAAGATGCCGCCCCGCCCGCCCCCGCGCTCACCGCCGCGGAGCAAGCGCTGCTCGCGCGTTTGCGGGCCATCGATCCGAACGAGTTGCGCCCGCGCGACGCGTTGGACCTGCTCTATGAACTGTACGACCTGGCCGCTGCGCCGGATGCCGATCATTGATCGGCGCCGCGACCGGCAGCCGCCGCGCACCCTGTGCGCGGCGCTGGCTGTCGCCCTGATCCTGGCGGGCGGCATGTCGCCGCGGGTGCGGGCGGCGCCGGTTCGCTATACCTTCGCCGTCATCGCCGGCACGCTGCAAAGCCCGGCGGACGAAGCGCCGACCCAGCGGCTAATCGACGCAATCGGCCGCGACCGCGACATGTCGTTCATCGTCTACGACGGCAATCTGAAG
Coding sequences:
- the cysE gene encoding serine O-acetyltransferase, coding for MFTRLREDIATIRERDPAARSAWEVLTCYPGLHALVLHRLAHALWRGKRRWLARCVSQTARFLTGIEIHPGATVGRRVFIDHGMGVVVGETAEIGDDCTIYQGVTLGGTSLTRGAKRHPTLERGVIVGAGAKVLGGFTIGAEAKIGSNAVVVKPVPAGGTAVGNPARVIVPAAVPVTATAGCDAKPAPERAAFCAYGITPNADDPVSLAIHGLIDQAANQSQRIDEIVAALERLGTRLEALQGADAALLDLRRLSAAIAGKAEGVALER
- a CDS encoding RNA methyltransferase: MVANTHTPHTPPSSELCAPDSAAPVRGGFTSTRFVLVEPSHPGNVGAAARALKTMGFSRLVLVAPRVPHVQSDPEAIAMASGADDVLAGAHIVPTLADALNGVSWSVALTARSREYGPPQLVPRAAAAHAREHAVHGEIALVFGNERTGLSNEDVERCSALAHIPANPAYSSLNLAQAVQVLAYELRLAYLGLGGGTGAPAGNGRGVEGQGAAAASLAQSDDIEGMYAHLEDALVALEFLDPANPKKLMSRLRRLFARSGLEREEVNIVRGIAKHILLKVKQPDDGTP
- a CDS encoding inositol monophosphatase family protein, which codes for MHPMLNIAVKAARRAAQIINRASLDLDLVQVSKKQHNDFVTEVDKASEAAIIDTLKTAYPDHAILAEESGKSDNESEYQWIIDPLDGTTNFIHGFQYYCVSIALAHKGIVTQAVVYDPNRNDLFTASRGRGAFLNDRRIRVGRRDRLADGLIGTGFPFRETDGLDAYGRLFKEMTEACAGLRRPGAAALDLANVAAGRLDGFFEQGLHAWDMAAGSLLITEAGGLVGNYTGDSDFLHIGEIVAGNPKLYAQMVPILSRYSRTRQQAA
- the lplT gene encoding lysophospholipid transporter LplT — its product is MKKGFYTIIAAQFVSSLADNALLIAAIALLSVIRSSAWVTPMLQIFFTVSYVLLAPFVGAFADALQKRHVMFVSNALKASGCLMMIAGVHPMIAYGVVGFGAAAYSPAKYGILTELLPADRLVAANAWLESATVLSTIVGTMLGGALISTYATHFVAHAHLPLIRSAADLAMLAVMLTYAIAAVINVGIPDTGARYPNRLKEPKKLVGDFTHCFNVLWADKLAQIALWVTTLMWGGAVTLQLLVLKWADVNLGLSLSKAAVMQGITGLGIAVGAAAAATLVPLRSSLKVLPVGIITGAVAIAMAFYSKGLFPPGMGIRVGPFVAPIYIVLAYPLMILLGALSGFFIVPMNALLQHRGATLLSAGHSIAVQNFNQNLAVLLMLGLYAILLTAKLPVPWIIVVFGSFITFMMWMAKRRSNTNARTVDMRAMLEE
- a CDS encoding ketopantoate reductase family protein, which encodes MKIILIGAGRIGSAVAFCLAKAGHDVAVVARGARLAALSRDGAIVAVDGQRMPVKVEAAFDPAIPYDLAIVTVPEHQLAPLLPALSASRANTILLMFNTFQGTEPYRTLVGAERFAFGFPNMSAYLVDQRLRFRVDGPGMVTTMSNAVLAKRFKEAGMPCEVEDDMDAFLRSHVALVVPLFLAALLTWRRATQLTWSEARQLEVAWTEGFELVRGLGHTPKPRVLATLLHMPSFARTGVLWLLSRSRPVKDLGEFGPTETRALIDAMAAAGPGKTPRLLALRP
- a CDS encoding LysR family transcriptional regulator codes for the protein METLSWDDLRILLAVHRAGSLLAAGKALGLSTSTTARRLDALEAAMGCQLVYRSQSGTELKPEALRMVRLAEGLAHGLDALRRDQTMLAGTLRISVPDGMAHTLARSLLAFREAYPLVDLELVGENRMADVAAREADIAVRLTRSTSNVLVEKHLASFRFALFASSDYVRRHLPTRRLGKGEASVHPFVGLDERWKGLPHEQWMRTLGATRFAFRSSSMEAIVEAVRQGAGLAAFLEKDPRNTDLIRVETDIVGPTQPFYLVYHRDLRKQPHVRAAVTAIEAYMRAHR
- a CDS encoding FAD-binding oxidoreductase — translated: MAKLSSNAIEELKVATRGQVLLPADAGFDEARHIWNAMIDRCPAMIVRCAGVADVRRAVAFARDNDLLLAVRGGAHNIAGSAVCDDGLVIDLSPMKSVRIDPLARRAYVEPGATLADFDHEAQAFGLATPLGINSTTGVSGLTLGGGFGWLSRKYGMTVDNLVSADVVTADGERVRAAADAHEDLFWAIRGGGGNFGVVTMFEFGLHPVGPEVYGGLVVLPLEQAKEALRKYRAATADMPDELSVWAVLRLAPPLPFLPPEVHGKPIIAFASCYVGAVADGPGALEVVRRFGTPYGEHLGPMPYAMWQQAFDPLLTPGARNYWKSHNLAELPDGLVDVLIDAIGKLPSPQCEIFFGLIGGQTASVPVEATAYPSRNTKYVMNVHGRWSDAREDERCVGWARDFFEAAAPFALGSVYVNFLTQDESERIGAAYGPNYDRLVAVKTRYDPHNLFRHNQNIKPSAS
- a CDS encoding DUF1059 domain-containing protein, encoding MTRKYIDCREFPSEMNCSIALSADSESELLEAAVQHAVTVHKHADSPELRSQLKTLFHDGTAPVDAPRQA
- a CDS encoding transposase encodes the protein MISLPLSDSAWSRVEHLFPDVSAGRGRPRRNERDILNAILWLQQTGEKWHRLPGTFPPQQTCYQRYILWKKLGILLQVAALLDAAEQDASPASSEGFDRGDSGCSAIASTRAGARP
- a CDS encoding YciI family protein — protein: MTRYLVAIYRPDDYDPSVEDEAMSREIDALNDEMKAAGVRTFVGGLRPPGSARSLRVQPDGKLRITDGPYLETKELVGGFWVLEAADLDEALAWGRKAAVACRASVEVRPFH